ACTGGCCGAGGGGAGGGACTTCTAGCCCTAGGGCCTGGGCCATGAACTGGGCGCAGTATTGGCCGACCTTGGAGTTGTAGCATCGAGTTAGGACTCGGCCTTGGTGGAGGAGGGTGACGCCGGATTTGGTGTGTCGGAGGGTGACTCTGACGCTCCGACGAGGGATGTTGACGAAGTCCTCGGCATACTGCTCCCAAGCTCTTTTGCGGCTTATGGACATGGGAAGTGTCGCAGCATCTTGATGTTTCCAGTCAAACGTCTGATGCGCTGTACATACCTTGTCATAATCGGGATACCATCCCCTGTCCCCTTTCCCGACTGCATCGGGACTGAGTACAGCCTGCTGGAAGGGGAAGAATAAATAAGATCACCTCAACATCCCCTAACCCCTTCTTCTTCCCGATTTACATCGGGACTGGCTCTTTGCAATAGGAGAAGAAGGGGTACCTGAGGAAACCCCTAAGCCTCGCCTGTTCAACGGATCGAAGTCTCTCACGAGCCTGCCCCTTCCGTAGTAGAAAAGAAGCGGCTTATGGACATGGCGGGCTAGAGGCCTTCAGCTTTGGCTTCGGCGAGGCGTTCTTGGACGAAGGCGATGACGTCGGCGGCGAGCTCTAGGGCGCGGCCGGCCTCCAGATCGTCGAAGACATCGGCGGGAATGCCGCCGGGGAGGTAGTTAGGGTAGCGCGTGAGGTTGTAATACTTATCGAGGAAGATGGCGCGGGACTTGATGGTGTCGAAGAGCATCTCGAAGGCTTTGGCGTCCTCACACAGGTCCGCCAGAGCGTGGCCCCAGACGGCTTCGGCGCCGCGATAATAGAGGTAGCCTTTGACGGCCTTCTCGCCGGCCTGCTGGGCGAGGAAACAGGATAGGCTGTATCGCTGGCCTTCCTTGGCAAATTGGGCGTCGTCTATATCGCGCTCGGCTTGACGGAGCCAGCGTTCGCCCTCGGAGCGGCGGTCAGGCGTCATAGACCACCTCGCCACGGCGGATAGCGCGGCCCAGCTCGGTGTCGAAAGGCTCGACAGCGTCGAACTCCTCAGGCGTGAGATGGATAAACTCGACGGCGACGCGCGGCCAGAGGTGGCCGTAGAAGAAATCGGGACGTCGGACAAAGGGGCGGTCGTCGTCGAGGACCATGACCAGCTTGAGGCTGGTGTCGACTTCGATGGAGCCAGGGTAGAGGGGGTTGAGGAGGATGCATCGCCGCACGCCGAGCTGTGGAAGCTCCTGAATCATGCGGTCCAACTCTTCTTGCAACATGCCGGCGCGGTGCTGGGAGAAGCCCAGCATCATAGGCATTAGAGTTGCTCTCCAGTGTTGGCTGTTACAAGTTCTACTGAACCCAAAGAGGAGAAGCATTTGAGTTGTTGGTAGTGGTACAGATATTGTAGTTCCAGGGGTTACCCCTCATCCTAACCTTCTCCCGCAAGGGGAGAAGGGATTTGCTTGGTGCCCGTCAGTCCTTCCGTATGGTTCAGGCTTCAATTAGCCCTACTCCCCGGTGAGGATGACCATGTAGACCTCCTTGGGGCCGTGGGCGCCGATGACCAGGGTCTGCTCAATGTCGGCGGTGCGGCTGGGGCCGGTGATGAAACTCATGTAGCTGCCCATGTCTCCCTGTCCTTTATGGTAGGCGAGGCGCCGCAGGAGATACAAGTCGTCAAGGCTTTCGATGACGTCCTGGGGGCGGACGAGGGCAACGTGGACGGGCGGCATG
This window of the SAR202 cluster bacterium genome carries:
- a CDS encoding HEPN domain-containing protein, whose product is MTPDRRSEGERWLRQAERDIDDAQFAKEGQRYSLSCFLAQQAGEKAVKGYLYYRGAEAVWGHALADLCEDAKAFEMLFDTIKSRAIFLDKYYNLTRYPNYLPGGIPADVFDDLEAGRALELAADVIAFVQERLAEAKAEGL